A part of Thermococcus sp. JdF3 genomic DNA contains:
- a CDS encoding uL15 family ribosomal protein, which produces MIRRKKKVRKLRGSHTHGWGCKKKHRGGGSKGGKGMAGTGKRKNTKWTWVIKYAPDHLGKRGFHRPKAVQYTPNTINLSDIDENLALFLDMGVAYEEEGKVIVDTTQLGVDKVLGTGRLSRPLVVKAYYVTPKAEEKIKAAGGEVLLA; this is translated from the coding sequence ATGATAAGGAGGAAGAAGAAGGTTAGGAAGCTCCGCGGAAGTCACACTCACGGATGGGGCTGCAAGAAGAAGCACCGCGGCGGTGGTAGCAAGGGCGGTAAGGGAATGGCCGGAACCGGAAAGAGGAAGAACACCAAGTGGACCTGGGTCATCAAGTACGCCCCGGACCACCTCGGAAAGCGCGGCTTCCACAGGCCCAAGGCCGTCCAGTACACCCCGAATACCATAAACCTCAGCGACATAGACGAGAACCTCGCCCTCTTCCTTGACATGGGTGTTGCCTACGAGGAGGAAGGGAAGGTCATAGTTGACACCACTCAGCTCGGTGTTGACAAGGTTCTCGGAACCGGCAGGCTCAGCAGGCCCCTCGTTGTTAAGGCCTACTACGTTACCCCGAAGGCCGAGGAGAAGATCAAGGCCGCTGGCGGCGAGGTTCTCCTCGCCTGA
- the rpsE gene encoding 30S ribosomal protein S5, whose protein sequence is MSDPREMTQRVLEEWEPRTKLGRLVKEGQITDIHEIFRKGYQIKEPEIVDVLLPEVNMRENQEVLDIALTVRMTDSGRRIRFRVLAAVGNRDGYVGLGIGHGKEVGIAIRKAINYAKMNIIEIKRGCGSWECRCRRPHSIPFAVEGKEGSVRVKLMPGPRGLGLVIGDVGKKILSLAGVQDVWSQTLGETRTTVNFAKAVFNALYNTNSVAIKPEDIERYGIIVGREMSTSFQVE, encoded by the coding sequence ATGAGCGACCCGAGAGAGATGACCCAGCGCGTCCTTGAGGAGTGGGAGCCGAGGACCAAGCTCGGCAGGCTCGTCAAGGAGGGTCAGATAACTGACATTCACGAGATATTCCGCAAGGGCTACCAGATCAAGGAGCCGGAGATAGTTGACGTCCTCCTCCCGGAGGTCAACATGAGGGAGAACCAGGAGGTTCTCGACATAGCCCTCACCGTCAGGATGACCGACAGCGGCAGGAGGATCCGCTTCAGGGTTCTCGCTGCTGTGGGCAACAGGGACGGCTACGTTGGCCTTGGAATCGGCCACGGGAAGGAGGTTGGAATAGCCATCAGGAAGGCCATCAACTACGCCAAGATGAACATCATCGAGATCAAGCGCGGCTGTGGAAGCTGGGAGTGCAGGTGCAGGAGGCCGCACTCAATCCCGTTCGCCGTCGAGGGCAAGGAGGGTAGCGTTCGCGTCAAGCTCATGCCGGGGCCGCGTGGACTTGGACTGGTCATAGGTGACGTCGGCAAGAAGATACTCAGCCTCGCCGGCGTCCAGGACGTCTGGTCCCAGACCCTCGGTGAGACGAGAACCACCGTTAACTTCGCCAAGGCGGTCTTCAACGCGCTCTACAACACCAACAGCGTCGCCATCAAGCCGGAGGACATCGAGCGCTACGGCATAATCGTCGGAAGGGAGATGTCCACCAGCTTCCAGGTTGAGTGA
- a CDS encoding 50S ribosomal protein L14, which produces MAKKGAGATRGISPVRPTRALPIGAYLKVADNSGAKVVQIIGVVGYKGTRRRLASAGVGDMVVATVKKGRPDIRHQVVRAVVVRQRKEYRRLDGMRVKFEDNAAAIVTPEGVPRGTEIRGAIAREAAERWVRLGSIASIVL; this is translated from the coding sequence ATGGCGAAGAAGGGTGCAGGTGCTACGAGAGGAATTAGCCCGGTCAGGCCGACTCGCGCTCTTCCGATAGGCGCTTACCTCAAGGTCGCCGACAACAGCGGCGCCAAGGTCGTCCAGATAATAGGCGTCGTCGGCTACAAGGGCACCAGAAGGAGGCTCGCCTCCGCTGGCGTCGGCGACATGGTCGTCGCCACCGTCAAGAAGGGAAGGCCCGACATCAGGCACCAGGTTGTTAGGGCCGTTGTCGTCAGGCAGAGGAAGGAGTACAGGCGCCTTGACGGCATGCGCGTTAAGTTCGAGGACAACGCGGCAGCGATAGTCACCCCCGAGGGTGTCCCGAGGGGAACCGAGATCAGGGGTGCCATAGCCAGGGAGGCCGCCGAGCGCTGGGTAAGGCTCGGCAGCATAGCGAGCATAGTGTTGTGA
- a CDS encoding 30S ribosomal protein S14 — protein MAKADYNKRKPRKFGKGARRCMRCGQYGPIIRIHGLMLCRHCFREIAPKLGFKKYE, from the coding sequence ATGGCGAAGGCTGACTACAACAAGAGGAAGCCCAGGAAGTTTGGGAAGGGCGCGAGAAGGTGCATGCGCTGCGGCCAGTACGGCCCGATAATCAGGATACACGGCCTTATGCTCTGCAGACACTGCTTTAGAGAGATAGCCCCCAAGCTGGGCTTTAAGAAGTACGAGTGA
- a CDS encoding 30S ribosomal protein S8 — MTLLDPLANALSHITNSERVGKEEVYLKPASKLMGEVLRVMQENGYIGEFEFIDDGRAGIYRVQLIGKINKAGAIKPRFPVKAREYEAWEKRFLPAFEFGILIVSTSQGVMTHKEAIEKGIGGRLIAYVY, encoded by the coding sequence ATGACGTTGCTTGATCCGCTGGCGAACGCTCTCTCCCACATAACCAACAGCGAGAGGGTCGGTAAGGAGGAGGTTTACCTCAAGCCGGCTTCCAAACTCATGGGAGAGGTCCTCAGGGTTATGCAGGAGAACGGCTACATCGGTGAGTTTGAGTTCATAGACGACGGAAGGGCCGGCATCTACAGGGTGCAGCTCATCGGAAAGATCAACAAGGCTGGAGCGATAAAGCCGAGGTTCCCGGTCAAGGCCAGGGAGTACGAGGCCTGGGAGAAGAGGTTCCTTCCGGCCTTCGAGTTCGGTATCCTCATAGTCTCGACCTCCCAGGGCGTCATGACCCACAAAGAGGCCATCGAGAAGGGAATCGGCGGAAGGCTGATAGCCTACGTCTACTGA
- a CDS encoding 30S ribosomal protein S19, producing MARKKEFKYRGYSFEELLNMSLEDFAKLLPARQRRSLKRGLSPEQKKLLRKIRLAKKGKYSKPIRTHSRDMVILPEMVGMTIHVYNGKEFVPIEIKEEMIGHYLGEFALTRKVVQHGSPGVGATRSSMFVAVK from the coding sequence ATGGCGAGAAAGAAGGAGTTTAAGTACAGGGGTTACAGCTTCGAGGAACTGCTCAACATGTCACTCGAGGACTTCGCCAAGCTCCTCCCGGCCAGGCAGAGGAGGAGCCTCAAGCGCGGCCTCAGCCCGGAGCAGAAGAAGCTCCTCAGGAAGATCAGGCTTGCCAAGAAGGGCAAGTACAGCAAGCCGATAAGGACCCACAGCAGGGACATGGTTATACTCCCCGAGATGGTCGGCATGACCATCCACGTCTACAACGGAAAGGAGTTCGTCCCGATAGAGATCAAGGAAGAGATGATAGGCCACTACCTCGGCGAGTTTGCCCTCACAAGAAAGGTCGTCCAGCACGGCTCGCCTGGTGTCGGTGCGACCAGGTCATCGATGTTCGTGGCGGTCAAGTGA
- a CDS encoding 50S ribosomal protein L30, producing the protein MAKLALIRLRSGIRAKGEVRDTLAMLRLHRINHLVLVDDNPSYKGMVQKVKDYITWGEIDAETLANLIRKRGRLIGNRPITDEYVQEKLGMTIEEFARKVVDGEMKLTDLPSIKPVFRLHPPRGGLKGGKKRTFKEGGALGYRGEKINELIERML; encoded by the coding sequence ATGGCAAAGCTCGCACTCATCAGGCTTAGGAGCGGGATAAGGGCGAAGGGTGAGGTCAGGGACACCCTCGCCATGCTCCGCCTCCACAGGATAAACCACCTCGTCCTCGTCGACGACAACCCGAGCTACAAGGGAATGGTTCAGAAGGTCAAGGACTACATCACCTGGGGAGAGATCGACGCCGAGACCCTGGCCAACCTCATCAGGAAGAGGGGCAGGCTCATCGGCAACAGGCCGATAACCGACGAGTACGTTCAGGAGAAGCTCGGCATGACCATCGAGGAGTTCGCCAGGAAGGTTGTCGATGGCGAGATGAAGCTCACGGACCTCCCGAGCATCAAGCCCGTCTTCAGGCTCCACCCGCCGAGGGGCGGCCTCAAGGGCGGCAAGAAGCGCACCTTCAAAGAGGGCGGAGCGCTCGGCTACCGCGGCGAGAAGATAAACGAGCTCATTGAGAGAATGCTCTGA
- the rpmC gene encoding 50S ribosomal protein L29 — MKPSEIREMSIEEIDKKLRELRLELAKERGVLTMGASIENPMVIRNLRRDIARLLTIKKEKLREKR; from the coding sequence ATGAAGCCGAGTGAGATTAGGGAGATGAGCATCGAGGAGATCGACAAGAAGCTCAGGGAGCTCCGCCTCGAGCTCGCCAAGGAGAGGGGTGTGCTCACCATGGGGGCCTCCATAGAGAACCCCATGGTCATCCGCAACCTCAGGCGCGACATAGCGCGCCTGCTTACCATAAAGAAGGAGAAGCTTAGGGAGAAAAGGTGA
- a CDS encoding 50S ribosomal protein L6 — protein MPIDAWVREEVEIPEGVEVTVEGNTVKVKGPRGELQRELKYPGVRIFTEDGKVVVFKEFPRKRDIAIARTFKAHIANMIRGVTEGFTYRLKIVYSHFPMTVKVQGDEVVIENFLGEKNPRRARILPGVTVKVSGQEVIVEGIDREAVGQTAANIEQATKITKWDRRVFQDGIYIVEKAGKPIKF, from the coding sequence ATGCCGATAGACGCGTGGGTAAGGGAAGAGGTTGAGATTCCAGAGGGAGTCGAGGTCACCGTTGAGGGGAACACCGTTAAGGTCAAGGGCCCCAGGGGCGAGCTCCAGAGGGAGCTCAAGTATCCGGGCGTTAGGATATTCACCGAGGACGGCAAGGTCGTCGTCTTCAAGGAGTTCCCGAGGAAGAGGGACATAGCCATAGCCAGGACCTTCAAGGCCCACATAGCGAACATGATCAGGGGAGTCACCGAGGGTTTCACCTACAGGCTCAAGATCGTTTACAGCCACTTCCCGATGACCGTCAAGGTTCAGGGTGACGAGGTCGTCATCGAGAACTTCCTCGGTGAGAAGAACCCGAGGAGGGCGAGGATCCTTCCGGGAGTTACCGTTAAGGTCTCCGGCCAGGAGGTCATCGTCGAGGGCATAGACAGGGAAGCGGTTGGCCAGACCGCGGCCAACATCGAGCAGGCTACCAAGATAACCAAGTGGGACAGGCGTGTCTTCCAGGATGGTATCTACATCGTTGAGAAGGCTGGTAAGCCGATAAAGTTCTGA
- a CDS encoding 50S ribosomal protein L5 → MQINREAILADWEAHPMRKPRIAKLTINIGVGESGERLTKAETMLEGLVGQKPIRRRAKQTNKDFGIRRGEPIAVKVTLRGKKAEEMLNRLLEAVDRKLKASNFDEHGNFCFGIQEHINIPGVEYDPEIGIFGMDVCVTLDRPGYRVAKRKRQRKKLPTKHKLTKEEGIVFAIEEFKVTVEGL, encoded by the coding sequence ATGCAGATCAACAGAGAGGCTATCCTAGCGGACTGGGAAGCTCACCCGATGAGGAAGCCCAGGATCGCTAAGCTTACCATCAACATTGGAGTTGGCGAGAGCGGTGAGAGGCTCACCAAGGCTGAGACGATGCTGGAGGGGCTCGTCGGCCAGAAGCCGATAAGGAGAAGGGCCAAGCAGACCAACAAGGACTTCGGAATCAGGCGCGGAGAGCCGATAGCGGTGAAGGTCACCCTCCGCGGCAAGAAGGCCGAGGAGATGCTGAACAGGCTCCTCGAGGCCGTTGACAGGAAGCTCAAGGCGAGCAACTTCGACGAGCACGGCAACTTCTGCTTCGGAATCCAGGAGCACATCAACATACCGGGCGTTGAGTACGACCCGGAGATAGGCATCTTCGGTATGGACGTCTGCGTTACCCTCGACAGGCCAGGATACAGGGTTGCCAAGAGGAAGAGGCAGAGGAAGAAGCTCCCGACCAAGCACAAGCTGACCAAGGAGGAGGGTATCGTCTTCGCTATTGAGGAGTTTAAGGTCACCGTGGAGGGATTGTGA
- a CDS encoding 50S ribosomal protein L19e, with protein MLRMQRRIAADLLKCGENRVWIDPERIDDVAAAITREDVRRLINDGVIKKKPVKGQSRARARVYQEARKKGRHRGPGSKKGKKTARMGKKERWMMTIRALRKELRKLKAEGKLDEHTYRRLYIRAKGGQFKNKRQLYLFMQEHDILKE; from the coding sequence ATGCTCAGGATGCAGAGAAGGATTGCCGCTGATTTGTTGAAGTGCGGTGAGAACAGGGTCTGGATCGACCCGGAGAGGATTGACGACGTCGCCGCCGCCATAACCAGGGAGGACGTGAGAAGGCTCATCAACGACGGCGTCATCAAGAAGAAGCCCGTCAAGGGCCAGAGCAGGGCCCGCGCCAGGGTCTACCAGGAGGCCAGGAAGAAGGGTCGCCACAGGGGCCCGGGAAGCAAGAAGGGTAAGAAGACCGCCAGGATGGGCAAGAAGGAGCGCTGGATGATGACGATAAGGGCCCTCAGGAAGGAGCTCAGGAAGCTCAAGGCCGAGGGCAAGCTCGACGAGCACACCTACAGGCGGCTCTACATCCGCGCCAAGGGCGGCCAGTTCAAGAACAAGAGGCAGCTCTACCTGTTCATGCAGGAGCACGACATACTGAAGGAGTGA
- a CDS encoding 50S ribosomal protein L2: MGKSLIQQRRGKGTTTFRAPSHRYRGAVRYVPLNLTKEKTLVGKVVEILHDPGRTAPVARVKFENGMEKLIIAPEGVLVGEEIAIGPNAPIKIGNTLPLAMIPEGSYVYDIEGVPGDGGKYVRAGGAYALVVSREKDKVIVQLPSGELKQFKPACRATIGVVAGGGRLEKPIVKAGKAYYIARARNRFWPKPRGVKMNAVNHPHGGKEHHIGRPSTVSRRAPPGRKVGHIAARRTGRRK; the protein is encoded by the coding sequence ATGGGAAAGAGTCTGATTCAGCAGAGGAGAGGTAAGGGAACCACGACCTTTAGGGCCCCCTCCCACAGGTACAGGGGTGCCGTCAGGTACGTTCCGCTCAACCTTACCAAGGAGAAGACCCTCGTCGGCAAGGTCGTCGAGATACTCCACGACCCGGGCAGGACCGCTCCAGTTGCCCGCGTCAAGTTCGAGAACGGCATGGAGAAGCTCATCATAGCTCCGGAAGGAGTCCTCGTCGGCGAAGAGATAGCCATCGGGCCGAACGCTCCGATCAAGATTGGCAACACCCTCCCGCTTGCCATGATACCGGAGGGAAGCTACGTCTACGACATCGAGGGAGTTCCGGGCGACGGCGGCAAGTACGTCCGCGCCGGCGGTGCCTACGCCCTTGTCGTCAGCAGGGAGAAAGACAAGGTCATAGTCCAGCTTCCGAGCGGTGAGCTCAAGCAGTTCAAGCCGGCCTGCCGGGCAACCATAGGTGTCGTCGCCGGCGGCGGTAGGCTCGAGAAGCCCATCGTCAAGGCGGGTAAGGCCTACTACATCGCCAGGGCCAGGAACAGGTTCTGGCCGAAGCCGAGGGGTGTCAAGATGAACGCCGTCAACCACCCGCACGGTGGTAAGGAGCACCACATAGGAAGGCCGAGCACCGTTTCGAGGCGCGCCCCGCCCGGAAGGAAGGTCGGTCACATAGCCGCGAGAAGAACGGGTAGGAGGAAGTGA
- the yciH gene encoding stress response translation initiation inhibitor YciH, with protein sequence MLFKEVLKEQQRIRVYIEKARYGKLKTIIEGIDEKEFDLDDIAKKLKAKLACGGTVKKGRIELQGDHRERVKKLLGDLGFSEDLIEIE encoded by the coding sequence ATGCTCTTTAAGGAGGTCCTGAAGGAGCAGCAGAGAATTAGAGTGTACATAGAGAAGGCCCGCTACGGAAAGCTTAAAACCATAATTGAGGGCATAGACGAGAAGGAGTTCGACCTGGATGATATAGCAAAGAAGCTGAAGGCGAAGCTGGCATGCGGCGGAACGGTAAAGAAGGGAAGGATAGAACTCCAGGGAGACCACAGAGAAAGGGTCAAGAAGTTGCTCGGAGACCTTGGATTTTCCGAGGACTTGATAGAAATCGAGTGA
- a CDS encoding 30S ribosomal protein S3, whose amino-acid sequence MAIERYFIKENVRDMLIDEYLEKELRRAGYGGIDIKKTPLGTKVTIFAANPGYVIGRGGRRIRELTRILERKFNLENPQIEVEEIKNPYLNAKVQAVRLAQALERGVHFRRAAYSAIRAIMRNGARGVEIRLSGKLTGERAKSVRFYQGYLAKVGNPAETLVSKGYAQARLKLGVIGVKVSIMPPDAKLPDEIEVIEKLVEEEVSTNEAE is encoded by the coding sequence TTGGCGATCGAGAGATACTTCATCAAGGAAAACGTTAGGGATATGCTCATCGACGAGTACCTCGAGAAAGAGCTCAGAAGGGCCGGCTACGGTGGAATCGACATCAAGAAGACCCCGCTCGGAACCAAGGTCACCATCTTCGCCGCCAACCCCGGCTACGTCATAGGCAGGGGCGGCAGGCGCATAAGGGAGCTCACCAGGATACTCGAGAGGAAGTTCAACCTCGAGAACCCGCAGATCGAGGTCGAGGAGATCAAGAACCCCTACCTCAACGCCAAGGTCCAGGCCGTCAGGCTCGCCCAGGCCCTTGAGAGGGGCGTCCACTTCAGAAGGGCCGCCTACTCGGCCATCAGGGCCATAATGAGGAACGGCGCCAGGGGCGTTGAGATTCGCCTGAGCGGAAAGCTCACCGGTGAGAGGGCTAAAAGCGTCAGGTTCTACCAGGGCTACCTTGCCAAGGTCGGAAATCCGGCCGAGACCCTCGTCAGCAAGGGCTACGCCCAGGCCAGGCTCAAGCTCGGTGTCATCGGTGTTAAGGTTTCCATCATGCCGCCCGACGCCAAGCTCCCGGACGAGATTGAGGTCATAGAGAAGCTCGTTGAGGAAGAGGTGAGCACCAATGAAGCCGAGTGA
- a CDS encoding 50S ribosomal protein L23, protein MDPYKVIVKPVVTEKAVAMIENENKLTFIVDRRATKQDIKKAVEAMFDVKVEKVTTLVTMKGEKKAYVKLKPEYSASEVAARIGLF, encoded by the coding sequence ATGGATCCGTACAAGGTTATCGTCAAGCCTGTCGTCACGGAGAAGGCCGTGGCCATGATCGAGAACGAGAACAAGCTCACCTTCATAGTTGACAGAAGGGCTACCAAGCAGGACATCAAGAAGGCCGTGGAAGCGATGTTCGATGTCAAGGTCGAGAAGGTCACCACCCTCGTGACCATGAAGGGCGAGAAGAAGGCCTACGTGAAGCTCAAGCCTGAGTACAGCGCAAGTGAGGTTGCTGCCAGGATAGGATTGTTCTGA
- a CDS encoding ribonuclease P protein component 1, with translation MRRNGKEGKDRTPGRPQRKGQEVARRPWIFRGLDRNRVNQKNIIWGELIGLKAKIIRASHPELVGIEGYVLDETRNTLTIGGERVWVIPKDVAELEFEVGGKKIRINGKELIGRPEMRLKKRWRK, from the coding sequence ATGCGGCGGAACGGTAAAGAAGGGAAGGATAGAACTCCAGGGAGACCACAGAGAAAGGGTCAAGAAGTTGCTCGGAGACCTTGGATTTTCCGAGGACTTGATAGAAATCGAGTGAATCAGAAAAACATCATCTGGGGCGAGCTCATAGGGCTGAAAGCAAAAATTATAAGGGCATCTCATCCAGAGCTGGTTGGCATCGAGGGCTACGTCCTTGACGAGACGAGGAACACCCTCACCATCGGCGGTGAGAGGGTCTGGGTTATCCCGAAGGACGTGGCGGAGCTCGAGTTTGAAGTTGGCGGTAAAAAAATCCGAATCAACGGAAAGGAACTGATTGGAAGACCCGAGATGAGATTGAAGAAGAGGTGGCGAAAATGA
- the rplX gene encoding 50S ribosomal protein L24, whose product MKLKTRQPRKQRRFLYNAPLHLRSKVMAATLSEDLRNKYGVRSLPIRAGDKVRVMRGDFKGKEGKVVEVDLKRYRIHVEGVTHKKTDGTEVYYPLHPSNVMIIELNLDDERREKIISRRAG is encoded by the coding sequence ATGAAGTTGAAGACCAGGCAGCCGAGGAAGCAGAGAAGGTTCCTCTACAACGCTCCCCTTCACCTTAGGAGCAAGGTAATGGCCGCCACCCTGAGCGAGGATCTCAGGAACAAGTACGGCGTCAGGAGCCTCCCGATAAGGGCTGGCGACAAGGTCCGCGTGATGCGCGGAGACTTCAAGGGTAAGGAAGGGAAGGTCGTTGAGGTTGACCTCAAGAGGTACAGGATACACGTCGAGGGCGTTACCCACAAGAAGACCGACGGAACCGAGGTTTACTACCCGCTCCACCCGTCGAACGTTATGATAATCGAACTCAACCTCGACGATGAGAGGAGAGAGAAGATAATTAGTAGGAGGGCTGGTTGA
- the rplV gene encoding 50S ribosomal protein L22, producing MSRGRFSYSFQNFDPEKMARASGRDLRISPKHSVELLREIRGMMVNDALRYLDDVIALKRPVPMKRHNDSQGHKPGRGFGPGRYPVKVARAVKKVLLNAKNNAEQKGLDPDRLRIIHAAAHRGPVLRGYIPRAFGRATPFNEQTTHIEIVVEEIRR from the coding sequence ATGAGCAGGGGCAGGTTTTCCTACTCATTCCAAAATTTTGACCCAGAGAAGATGGCTCGTGCCAGCGGAAGGGACCTCAGGATATCCCCGAAGCACAGCGTTGAGCTCCTCAGGGAGATCAGGGGGATGATGGTCAACGACGCACTCAGGTACCTCGACGACGTCATAGCCCTCAAGAGGCCGGTTCCGATGAAGCGCCACAACGACAGCCAGGGCCACAAGCCGGGCAGGGGCTTCGGTCCGGGTAGGTACCCGGTCAAGGTCGCCAGGGCCGTCAAGAAGGTCCTCCTCAACGCCAAGAACAACGCCGAGCAGAAGGGCCTTGACCCGGACAGGCTCAGGATAATCCACGCGGCAGCGCACAGGGGCCCGGTCCTCAGGGGTTACATCCCGAGGGCCTTCGGAAGGGCCACACCGTTCAACGAGCAGACCACCCACATCGAGATAGTCGTTGAGGAGATTAGGAGGTGA
- a CDS encoding 50S ribosomal protein L32e, giving the protein MNEKARLLRIRARIKRKKPRFLRQEWWRFPKFRNDPKWRRPKGIDSKMRLKKKGKPRSPSIGWSSPRAVRGLHPSGYEEVLVHNVRELEAIDPTRQAARIARTVGARKREAILARAKELGVKVLNP; this is encoded by the coding sequence ATGAACGAGAAGGCGAGACTCCTTAGGATAAGGGCCAGGATCAAGAGGAAGAAGCCCCGCTTCCTTCGCCAGGAGTGGTGGAGGTTCCCCAAGTTCAGGAACGACCCGAAGTGGCGCAGGCCGAAGGGAATCGACAGCAAGATGAGGCTCAAGAAGAAGGGCAAGCCCCGCTCACCCAGCATAGGCTGGAGCTCCCCGAGGGCCGTTCGCGGTCTCCACCCGAGCGGCTACGAGGAGGTTCTTGTCCACAACGTCAGGGAGCTTGAGGCCATCGACCCGACCAGGCAGGCTGCGAGGATAGCGAGAACCGTTGGGGCCAGGAAGAGAGAGGCCATACTCGCCAGGGCCAAGGAGCTCGGCGTGAAGGTACTCAACCCGTGA
- a CDS encoding 50S ribosomal protein L18, translating into MAHGPRYRVPFRRRREGKTNYHKRLALLKSGKPRLVVRKTLNHHVAQIVLYDPKGDRTVVSAHTRELMRDFGWKGHGGNTPSAYLLGLLLGYKAKKAGIEEAILDIGLHPPTRGSSIFAVLKGAVDAGLDVPHSEEIYPEDYRINGEHIANYARALKEEDEALYRKQFSGYLVKGLEPEKLPEHFEDVKAKIIEKFEGARE; encoded by the coding sequence ATGGCACACGGACCGAGGTATAGGGTTCCGTTCAGGAGAAGGAGAGAGGGTAAGACTAACTATCACAAGAGGCTCGCCCTCCTCAAGTCTGGAAAGCCCAGGCTTGTCGTGAGGAAGACCCTCAACCACCACGTCGCCCAGATAGTCCTCTACGACCCGAAGGGTGACAGGACCGTCGTTTCGGCTCACACCAGGGAGCTCATGAGGGACTTCGGCTGGAAGGGCCACGGCGGCAACACCCCGAGCGCCTACCTGCTCGGTCTCCTCCTGGGCTACAAGGCCAAGAAGGCCGGCATCGAGGAGGCTATCCTTGACATAGGCCTCCACCCGCCGACCAGGGGTTCGAGCATCTTCGCAGTCCTCAAGGGAGCTGTTGATGCGGGCCTGGACGTTCCGCACAGCGAGGAGATCTACCCCGAGGACTACAGGATAAACGGCGAGCACATAGCCAACTACGCCAGGGCCCTTAAGGAGGAGGACGAGGCCCTCTACAGGAAGCAGTTCAGCGGCTATCTCGTCAAGGGCCTCGAGCCCGAGAAGCTCCCCGAGCACTTTGAGGATGTTAAGGCTAAGATAATCGAGAAGTTTGAGGGGGCGAGAGAATGA
- a CDS encoding 30S ribosomal protein S17 — MREIGLKVQPPAEKCDDPHCPWHGHLRIHGRYFEGVVVSDKGKKTVVVERRHYHYLKKYERYELRRSKVHAHNPECIDAKVGDRVLIAETRPISKTKSWVVVAVTKRAGER; from the coding sequence ATGAGAGAGATTGGATTGAAGGTTCAGCCTCCCGCTGAGAAGTGTGACGATCCCCACTGCCCATGGCACGGACACCTCAGGATACACGGCAGGTACTTCGAGGGTGTCGTCGTCAGCGACAAGGGCAAGAAGACCGTCGTTGTCGAGAGGCGGCACTACCACTACCTCAAGAAGTACGAGAGGTACGAGCTCAGGAGGAGCAAGGTTCACGCTCACAACCCGGAGTGCATAGACGCCAAGGTCGGCGACAGGGTCCTCATCGCCGAGACCCGGCCGATAAGCAAGACCAAGAGCTGGGTTGTCGTTGCCGTCACCAAGAGGGCTGGCGAGAGGTGA
- a CDS encoding 30S ribosomal protein S4e — protein MARKGAKRHLKRLAAPTQWYISRKTYKWAVRPRPGPHSMRTSIPLLYIVRDYLGYAKTAREARKILNEGKILVDGRVRKDYKFPVGIMDVVSIPETGEHYRVLPNRIGKLILHPISEKEANIKPLRISNKRMVKGAKVQLNLHDGSNHLVTMDEKDRYMTASTVLMKVPEREVIEVLPFEVGAYVFVTQGKNVARKGKVVEVRQFPMGWPDVVTIEDENGELFDTLKEYAFVVGKEKPEISLP, from the coding sequence ATGGCGAGGAAAGGCGCTAAGAGGCACCTTAAGAGACTTGCCGCTCCCACTCAGTGGTACATTTCAAGGAAGACCTACAAGTGGGCGGTCAGGCCGAGGCCGGGTCCGCACAGCATGAGGACCTCCATCCCGCTGCTCTACATAGTCAGGGACTACCTCGGCTACGCCAAGACCGCCCGCGAGGCGAGGAAGATACTCAACGAGGGCAAGATCCTCGTTGATGGCAGGGTTAGGAAGGACTACAAGTTCCCGGTCGGCATCATGGACGTCGTTTCAATCCCCGAGACCGGCGAGCACTACAGGGTCCTTCCGAACAGGATCGGCAAGCTCATACTCCACCCGATAAGCGAGAAGGAAGCCAACATCAAGCCGCTCAGGATCAGCAACAAGCGCATGGTTAAGGGGGCCAAGGTTCAGCTCAACCTCCACGACGGAAGCAACCACCTGGTCACCATGGACGAGAAGGACAGGTACATGACCGCCAGCACCGTTCTGATGAAGGTCCCCGAGAGGGAGGTCATCGAGGTTCTCCCGTTCGAGGTCGGTGCCTACGTCTTCGTTACCCAGGGTAAGAACGTCGCCAGGAAGGGTAAGGTCGTCGAGGTCAGGCAGTTCCCGATGGGATGGCCGGACGTCGTCACCATCGAGGACGAGAACGGGGAGCTCTTCGACACCCTGAAGGAGTACGCCTTCGTCGTTGGTAAGGAGAAGCCGGAGATTTCCCTTCCGTGA